One Cucurbita pepo subsp. pepo cultivar mu-cu-16 chromosome LG07, ASM280686v2, whole genome shotgun sequence genomic region harbors:
- the LOC111799007 gene encoding U-box domain-containing protein 9-like has product MADKESLELLKKDIKELLQRIVDQDDFECSIADEAIEKLNSLKLTKMAAAAAAAAAAAAAAAPVESGGDSGRKALVMPDEFRCPISGELMEDPVLLKTGQTYDRPFINKWFNKGHNTCPRTNEVLHDMTLTPNRSLRSMILKWCIDNKLELPKLTYEETVAHATESHLDELLNQLLSSSLSDQKLAAKELRQIAKWNHEFRSLFAKLPDSIERLLHPISVDHVNLHPDLQEDLITTVLNISLSGDNKKRLVENQLVLSLLIQSLQYGSSEAKANAAAAIFSLSLYQENKIAIGNAGAIKHLVGLLDEGHPVVMRDAASAIFTLCTASANKEKAVSSGVVVSVLRNITEGVLVDELVSVLALLSNNMKAISIMCKLNAVSCMLRVIRESTSQGVKENCISILDTISSTYRSKLKEIQEDENANGMISKLSRNGNSRAKRKATSVLEKLQRAGSITHTA; this is encoded by the exons ATGGCCGACAAGGAGTCCTTGGAACTCCTCAAGAAAGATATCAAAGAGTTACTCCAAAGAATCGTTGATCAAGATGATTTTGAATGCTCAATCGCTGATGAGGCTATCGAGAAATTGAATTCTTTGAAACTCACCAAAAtggccgccgccgccgccgccgccgccgctgctgctgctgctgctgctccgGTGGAATCTGGTGGGGATAGTGGCCGTAAGGCTCTGGTTATGCCGGATGAGTTCCGGTGCCCGATTTCTGGGGAGCTTATGGAAGACCCTGTTCTGTTGAAAACTGGTCAG ACATATGATCGGCCCTTCATCAATAAATGGTTCAATAAAGGGCACAATACATGTCCTCGGACCAACGAAGTCCTTCACGACATGACGCTTACTCCGAATCGTAGTCTTCGGTCgatgattttgaaatggtGCATAGATAACAAATTGGAGCTTCCAAAGCTTACTTATGAGGAAACAGTGGCACATGCCACTGAATCCCATTTGGATGAATTGCTTAACCAGTTGTTGTCTTCATCCCTTTCGGATCAAAAGCTAGCTGCAAAGGAGTTGAGACAGATAGCGAAATGGAACCATGAGTTTCGATCCCTTTTCGCGAAGCTCCCGGATTCGATCGAGAGACTATTGCATCCTATCTCGGTAGACCACGTTAATCTCCATCCTGATCTTCAAGAGGATTTGATTACCACTGTTCTTAATATCTCACTTAGTGGCGATAACAAGAAACGTCTCGTCGAGAACCAGTTGGTCCTCTCGTTGCTGATCCAATCCTTACAATACGGAAGTAGCGAGGCGAAGGCGAATGCAGCTGCAGCTATTTTCTCGCTATCTTTATATCAGGAGAATAAGATCGCCATTGGTAACGCGGGAGCTATCAAACATCTGGTTGGACTTTTAGACGAAGGCCATCCGGTAGTAATGAGAGATGCAGCTTCAGCAATTTTCACTCTCTGTACCGCAAGCGCGAACAAAGAGAAGGCAGTTTCGAGCGGAGTAGTTGTCTCCGTTCTTCGAAACATCACCGAAGGTGTATTGGTCGACGAGTTGGTTTCAGTACTTGCTCTTCTTTCGAACAATATGAAGGCTATCAGCATAATGTGCAAGCTGAACGCAGTGTCGTGTATGTTGAGAGTGATAAGGGAATCTACGTCCCAAGGCGTGAAAGAAAACTGCATATCGATACTGGACACGATCTCCTCGACTTATCGAAGCAAATTGAAGGAGATTCAGGAGGACGAGAATGCAAATGGTATGATCTCGAAACTTTCCCGAAACGGGAATTCGAGAGCAAAGAGGAAGGCTACGAGCGTACTCGAAAAGCTGCAAAGAGCTGGTTCAATTACTCACACTGCATAG
- the LOC111798907 gene encoding uncharacterized protein LOC111798907, translating to MESSDYFGRNSGHIHFPHHQIPAFGDWDKARDLPITQYFETARQAGLIHYSSSSGETGPCLPSSDLYSVDRKNPPPSAAARKARVTEKRYPQVGLKEHQMPLKKQQQGRVFDVTETGGARKFKQNDVSIPRRPPKSNATKPPKPVDEDLYKIPPELLHSSKRNKMKGLFSRCLVPSCN from the exons gATTATTTTGGCAGAAACAGTGGCCATATCCACTTTCCGCACCACCAAATCCCGGCGTTTGGCGACTGGGATAAGGCCAGGGATTTGCCGATTACTCAGTATTTCGAAACTGCTCGTCAGGCTGGTTTGATTCACTACAGTTCCTCTTCCGGCGAGACCGGTCCCTGCCTTCCTTCTTCCGATTTGTACTCCGTCGATCGCAAAAATCCTCCGCCCTCAGCCGCCGCACGCAAG GCACGGGTGACGGAAAAGCGTTACCCGCAAGTGGGATTAAAGGAACACCAAATGCCATTAAAGAAGCAACAACAAGGTAGAGTGTTCGACGTGACGGAAACGGGAGGAGCGCGAAAATTCAAGCAGAACGACGTGTCGATCCCACGTCGTCCGCCGAAATCTAATGCTACTAAACCGCCCAAACCTGTCGATGAAGATCTCTACAAAATCCCACCAGAACTGCTCCATTCTTCAAAGCGG AACAAAATGAAGGGCTTATTTTCAAGGTGTTTGGTACCATCTTGCAATTGA